TGAATACATTACCTATTGGCCGAGAGAAATGCATATTACTTTCATCATTACTATTAGTTACAATGTCAATTACTATTACGATATGATAAAAGTGCATGTATATTTAATGATTTACACAAAAGGGTAAATGATTTGCCGGCATAAAAGTTCTCGCATATCTCTAGGCTCCAAAAATCCATGACAGATATGTATATGtatacatttctttttttttggtaaaaatgtatgtatatgattcatttctttttgaaaaaataaataaaaaaactcaagGTGATCTACTTTGTTCTGCTTTTAGGGGAAAACGCACAGACATCTTCCACTTTAGACATTAACTACAAATACAAGTTTCAAAAGATTGGGTTAActgattaaaaatgtaaaaaacgaTGTTGCCGTATAATCTGTTTTGGAAAAGCcaatttttcttctatatattcttttttctttttctgggTGGTATGtttgagggggggggggggggggggggaatggAATGTGCAATGGCTTGGGGAGGATTCTTTATTCATCGTCATCTGAGATTAAAGTAAACGAGAAAGGCTTGAACTTGTAACCATCTCCATGGAAGAACTTCCCCATGAATTCTACCCAGTGAAGTCGCAGCGCATGAAGAAACGCACTTAGCGTTTCCATCATCAGAAGTATAAACGCTGTTGCAAATGCAAACACCACCACTCCTATTAACCGtatcaaaatgttttcataCCTGATTCCAAAAACATGTAAGAACTCAATAGTTTAAAGTTTTAAACATGAAATTAAGCTAATCTACTCACCCCCATGCAAGAAGAAGAACTTTCTCGTAGAAGACCGTTGACAGTTCCGAATGAGCCAAACTGTTCATATCAGATTAAAAGACAAAGACTATATTAGAAACGTTCATTAGAAAAACAAAGCAGAAACGTTCAGTAAGTTTACCTAAGTGCCCAGAGACGAAGGTAAGACGCTGTGTTAGATACTGAACCTAGAACAAACTCTATGGAGTGAATCAATTGATGTACAAAAATCTCGCTGAAGTTAAATTCTTCTTCCTGGTGGCTTCTCGCTGAGTCTGGTTCTACATCTAGATCCACCTCAGAAGTACCAAGAAGGCCGTAAGTGCGACCTTGAAACCTCTATAGAAAGTTTTTCATCCATTGATAAGCCCAGAGTCCATGAAAAGAATAGTTAAACAAAACAGATGCAGTGAAACTGGAGGTACCTCCATGTGAATTTTCCTGAGTGCAAAAGGTTTTGGAAAAAGCATCCATGGAACAGCAATGAATGCCAAAAGTAATAACAGAATCTGCAGATTAGAGTGGTTTAGACGAGTAAGGATGGAGCAAAAGCTTATGTACatttgaatttattattttttttttttaaagagaggAAATCGTGCCTGAAGTGGACGTTGGCCCCAGAACAACTCATTTTCACCAAGTTCTTCGGTGGGACTTAGAAACATGTAGATCATGACATGATACAAGTCTGCTTGAGAACCAGTGCACCACTTAATGATGATCAGTAGTGAGAGGTAACCGAATAGGCTGTTTAGAAATATCATCTGGGGGATAAACTGATACCTGATGGCACATCACAAAGACATAAGTCATCCCTGTAGTCTTAGAAACAGGAGCATGGGAAGATAAAAATACAACAAAGAACAAACCTTATGTCTAATGAAGAGCCAAAGAATCGAGCATTGAAGAAACTTAATATTAGTCCAAGATTCATCTGAGCAATTCCCAGTAGAATAGACATCTTCATCTTAAGAGAGTTTAAGTAAGGCAGTTCTGAACGACTTCCACGCCAACTAGGATCTACCCCAAAAGGGTATGGATCACGATACTTGACCAAACCAGCTGTGTAAGCATCACTGGGCATACAATAATATGTATATCAGCAACACGcagaataataataaaagactCGACTGCCCACTAGAGAGATCAAGATTCAGACATGCATATACCTACAAGTCGTATCTCTGCATTTGTAAGCTGAGCCACCAAAGATATGGAAAGGAACAGAGAAGAACTCATTGTAGATAAGCCCACAATATATTGAGAAAAGTGCCATTAGTAAGATTACATAGCGGCCTCCAAAGAGCATCTCCATAAAGCTTCCAAGTTTCTGGTAACGATAAGACACAGCAAAATCACACCACATGGATAGAAATTTCACAGAAGGTCAATGATATCCACACCACGAAGGTTATTTTTTCTAAGGTTAATCTTTTTCCTAGAGTGAAAAGGAAAACTAAATGTAATTATTACTGCAGCTAACTTCAAAACCAATTCTGGATAACAGAAAATCACCATCTCTCTCATTTGGAAAACCAAAGGCCTATCAGAGCACATGGAATCACATCAGAATCTGAGAGCAGAAAATTGCAACATACTATTACTGCAGCTAACTTCAAAACCAAAGATACACTTTCAATCAGCcactaatcaaaacaaaataaagctCTATGTTATTGACGGTTTATTTTTGAGAAGTAAACAACCCATGCTCGAAGCCATTATCATCACCAGTTTTTCATTCAACTGATACAGCAAAAGTTGGGTGCCAATCATACCTGCTTACTCAGCTTCCTTTCACGAGCAAGAAGATACAACGCTCCTAGCAGCAAGCATAGACCATGACCCCAATCCCCAAACATGACCGCAAACAAAAAGGGATATGTGACAACTGAATAAACTGCCGGGTTTGCCTCTTGATATCTTGCAACACTGCAAGTAACCATAAAGTCAAACATACATGAGATGGTGAGAAGAGCAGAACTAAAAAGGCACATGCAATCAAAATAACATGATTAAGAAGATACGGAATGAAGAAAATTCAGCTTTGCAGGTACCCTTCTACAATCATATATGCATGATGAGGGACACAAGGTTCCAAACACTTGCATCTAAATGATGAGGCTTTTCCATGCTCGTGGAACAATACGATAGTTCTAAGTAATGCTAATAATGGAACTAACCCGTAAGCATCGATAATCTCCTGGAACGCATTAGTAAGTTTGTTCGTTCTGAAATACGTGGGAGGTGATTCTACCGCATGCATTACATGAAATATAACGCCTACTTGCGAATTGCTGTCCGAAGTGGCTCGCTGAAGAACCTCATGAATCTGCACATAATTGTTGATGAATTTCACTTGCTAGGAAATCATAGTAGTTGATGAAAAAGGGAGCAAAGCACTGTAGTGTACCTGGGTCTTAGCAAATGTGGGGCACCAACCTTCACCAACAAGGCATTTTTTGGTTACATCAAAATTGAGCATGTTCAGAGTATCGTAAACCGCTTTTTCTCTCCGAACCTAGCAGCAAAAGGCCACCTAAAATCATGACTTGTCCATACTGTATAGACCATACAATCTCCGATGTACTTAACCAGAAAGATACttctatatatacaaaaatagttGCAGATGCTATTTTTTACCGTGGTCATCCATTTAGTCAAGCTGTAACCAACAGCATTAAGAGCATTATTCCGATGGCGAGATCCAGCATCTAGAGTGGCTTCCAGATCAGAGAGTCGGGATAAAACCTATACACCAGATATTGATATTTTAGGAGCAGTATATAATGTAGTAACTAACAGTCACTAGCACTACTGATCAGGATAAGTAATATTGGTATTCTTCAAATAACAAAATGTGATACAGCAACTAATCGCAAATGATTGGGATACAAAAGCCAACAACGAAAATCATATGAAGAAGAAAGCAATGTGCAAGAATCGCATACACATATCATGGAATAGATTATAGCTCTCCCTGAATAAAGATAAAGAACTAGTTTTGGAATATCCAACTTACTTCTCTCGTAAGCTG
The window above is part of the Brassica napus cultivar Da-Ae chromosome C3, Da-Ae, whole genome shotgun sequence genome. Proteins encoded here:
- the LOC106430497 gene encoding V-type proton ATPase subunit a1, giving the protein MDDFLDKLPQMDLMRSEKMTLVQLIIPVESAHRSVTYLGELGLLQFRDLNADKSPFQRTFATQVKRCGEMSRKLRFFKDQIDKAGLRCLQRHELEPNIELGDLERQLADHEHEVLEMNSNSEKLRQTYNELLEFKIVLQKASGFLVSSNAHAIGDETELHESTYSNNGFIESSSLLEQEMRPEPLNQSGLRFISGIINKDKLLRFERMLFRATRGNMLFNQTPSDEEIMDPSTSEMVEKNVFVVFFSGEQARTKILKICEAFGANCYPVPEDITKQRQLTREVLSRLSDLEATLDAGSRHRNNALNAVGYSLTKWMTTVRREKAVYDTLNMLNFDVTKKCLVGEGWCPTFAKTQIHEVLQRATSDSNSQVGVIFHVMHAVESPPTYFRTNKLTNAFQEIIDAYGVARYQEANPAVYSVVTYPFLFAVMFGDWGHGLCLLLGALYLLARERKLSKQKLGSFMEMLFGGRYVILLMALFSIYCGLIYNEFFSVPFHIFGGSAYKCRDTTCSDAYTAGLVKYRDPYPFGVDPSWRGSRSELPYLNSLKMKMSILLGIAQMNLGLILSFFNARFFGSSLDIRYQFIPQMIFLNSLFGYLSLLIIIKWCTGSQADLYHVMIYMFLSPTEELGENELFWGQRPLQILLLLLAFIAVPWMLFPKPFALRKIHMERFQGRTYGLLGTSEVDLDVEPDSARSHQEEEFNFSEIFVHQLIHSIEFVLGSVSNTASYLRLWALSLAHSELSTVFYEKVLLLAWGYENILIRLIGVVVFAFATAFILLMMETLSAFLHALRLHWVEFMGKFFHGDGYKFKPFSFTLISDDDE